TTTTTCACCTTCTCTTCTAAAAAATAAAAAAAACACTTCGACTTTTCAGCCAAAGTGAATAGGATTTTTTCTTCCTATTTTTAATCTTCGTTATTTTGATTATAAAGTTTCCAAACTCCAAATACTAAATAAATGTAAACTAAATACGAAATAAGTCCATTGTTATGCAAATATGCAAATACAAAGACCAAAACTATAATAATTATCGCAAATCCAAGTCCTTGAATAATTTCTGCAAACGAAACAGTTTCATTTCCAAAGACATTTGGTTTATAAATTAAATTTATTCCTCTTGTGAAAATATTTAAAATTAAAATTGAATAAATAATTGCTTCTGACTGAACTCCCAAAAACCAAAATACAACTGTCGAAATTCCAACCATAACTCCAAAAAATATTTTTCCAAAAGAATGCTCTGGACTTGTAAATTTATCCGTCATTACAAAAATTCCAAAAAATAAAAATTCTCCTAGCGAAGTTGCAACCAAAATTCCATTATTTGCCGCCACATTTAATCCAATAAAAAGTGTTAGAAAAAATGCCACTGGAATATGCCAAGTTATTCTTTGACGCAAAATCAAATAAATTGCACCAATAACAATTGCCAAAACAGAAAACGAGCCAATCATTCCTCTGCTTGTTATAAGTAACGACATTAATTTGGAAGAACTGTCAATTGGTATCGTAAGCGCACTGTCAAATCCCCAAACTGGCGATTCTGGAATTAAAAATTTTGAAAAAAATGTCACAACAAATAATTTTCCTAATACAACTGGAT
This genomic stretch from Leptotrichia sp. oral taxon 218 harbors:
- a CDS encoding RnfABCDGE type electron transport complex subunit D, with the translated sequence MKKFIMFKRKKREINENVFKTNIDIFIALVPIFIASFIYTLQPLITIITSTIGAEVVELIYLKLYRKQNISDRKDTFASTAIGVLTGLVLPPFVPFYVALFAGAMAVVFGKNVFGDIDKKIFNPVVLGKLFVVTFFSKFLIPESPVWGFDSALTIPIDSSSKLMSLLITSRGMIGSFSVLAIVIGAIYLILRQRITWHIPVAFFLTLFIGLNVAANNGILVATSLGEFLFFGIFVMTDKFTSPEHSFGKIFFGVMVGISTVVFWFLGVQSEAIIYSILILNIFTRGINLIYKPNVFGNETVSFAEIIQGLGFAIIIIVLVFVFAYLHNNGLISYLVYIYLVFGVWKLYNQNNED